A section of the Solitalea canadensis DSM 3403 genome encodes:
- a CDS encoding SusC/RagA family TonB-linked outer membrane protein produces MNKLLLKLICLCLLLCSYVASGQTVQLKGTVSDAAGPLPGVTVSVKNSTTGAQTDNNGKFTLSVPSNATLVFKLIGYTEQEVALNGRSELKITLKEDSKQLEEVVVMGYTSTQSGKVSGSVAVVKAEELRDVTTSDVDKMLQGKVSGVFVGNGSGQPGEKPTIRIRGNGTVTAGADPLYVVDGIIGGIPNPNDVESVTVLKDAAATTLYGARASNGVVVITTKRGKAGKTNFDFRINGGFAQLNNGKFELMNSTQLYDTYAKALAAAYTGNPSGLNAYIENLLPSSRKNVNTDWQDVAFRNGINTNYELGINGGSEKTRFYLGGNYYKEEGIVVGSGIDRYSFRLNMDHNINDKFKLSGNIASTFQNKENSSPDAALYQSYTNLPWDRAFDDNGVPIDPNTAPEWFGRDFSNFAFERQYNYNKSRDLNFEGVIKGEYFFTNWLSFSTSNRAELGNGFNENYNDIRSTSGSYTNGYLYNYNSDYRTYLTSNLLKFNRTFNNHQIDALLGQEYQYNTDQYSDVTMNGLLPTLDVLSTGAQVVNSTGLKNTSKFLSFFLQGNYNYKGKYFFTSSFRRDGSSRFGSNNPYANFYAFGGSWIASEEDFMKDISFINLLKVRTSYGTTGNAEIRQYVNGSYSLNNYGGIGYYKVDASYNDMTAAYPFQLENKDLTWEKTASFDFGIDLGVLNNRISFTADYYNKNTSDLLFNVLQPSNVGIGSKTLNVGSVRNTGIEFGLVTRNFTRDFKWDTEFNISFNKNKITELYNDLPFASNQAIGNQRLIVGQDMHTWYMRKWAGVDPANGDPLWEVVTTDPQTGKQTVTTTNTYSKATLQTVGTSTPDFFGGLRNTFSYKGLELNAFINFVYGNDIYNGNRALFDSDGAYNTYNMMQLQDGWNRWEKPGDIATHPKLVNGGNKNAQRPSSRFIEDGSYLRLRNVTLSYALKESISKRIGVRSAKFSIGADNLYTWTKFSGIDPEVDDNGSVGFKYPYSRKFILGVQLGF; encoded by the coding sequence ATGAACAAATTATTGCTTAAACTAATTTGCCTTTGCCTCCTACTCTGCAGCTATGTTGCAAGCGGGCAAACTGTGCAATTGAAGGGAACTGTATCAGATGCAGCAGGTCCTCTTCCAGGAGTAACTGTTTCGGTAAAAAACTCGACAACAGGAGCTCAAACAGATAATAATGGAAAGTTTACGCTTTCTGTTCCGTCCAACGCAACATTAGTTTTTAAACTAATTGGCTATACAGAACAGGAAGTTGCCTTAAATGGTCGTTCTGAGTTAAAGATAACACTTAAGGAAGACTCTAAGCAACTCGAAGAAGTTGTAGTAATGGGTTATACAAGTACTCAATCCGGAAAGGTATCAGGATCGGTAGCGGTGGTAAAAGCAGAGGAACTTCGTGATGTAACCACTAGTGATGTAGATAAAATGTTGCAAGGTAAAGTGAGTGGTGTATTTGTAGGAAATGGCAGCGGCCAGCCGGGTGAAAAACCTACCATCCGTATTCGTGGTAATGGTACCGTAACTGCAGGAGCAGACCCATTATACGTAGTAGATGGTATTATTGGTGGTATTCCTAATCCTAATGATGTAGAATCAGTTACCGTACTGAAAGATGCAGCAGCCACAACATTGTACGGAGCCAGAGCTTCAAACGGTGTGGTTGTTATTACTACTAAAAGAGGTAAAGCTGGTAAAACCAACTTTGATTTCAGAATTAACGGTGGTTTTGCACAACTGAATAATGGAAAGTTTGAATTGATGAACTCAACGCAACTGTATGACACGTATGCAAAAGCTTTAGCTGCAGCGTATACAGGCAATCCATCTGGTTTAAATGCTTACATTGAAAATCTATTACCATCGTCGCGCAAAAACGTAAATACCGACTGGCAAGATGTTGCCTTCAGAAACGGTATTAATACTAACTATGAGCTTGGCATTAATGGAGGTAGTGAAAAAACTCGTTTCTACCTTGGTGGTAATTATTATAAAGAAGAAGGTATTGTAGTAGGTTCAGGGATTGATCGTTATAGTTTCCGCTTAAACATGGATCATAACATCAATGATAAATTTAAACTATCAGGAAATATTGCGAGCACATTTCAAAACAAAGAAAATAGCAGTCCTGATGCCGCACTTTATCAATCTTACACCAATTTACCTTGGGACAGAGCTTTTGACGACAATGGAGTTCCAATAGACCCTAATACTGCCCCTGAATGGTTTGGTCGCGATTTTTCAAATTTTGCGTTTGAACGTCAATACAATTACAACAAGAGTAGAGACCTTAATTTTGAAGGTGTAATTAAAGGTGAGTACTTCTTTACCAACTGGTTATCGTTTTCAACATCGAACCGTGCGGAGTTAGGTAATGGGTTCAATGAAAATTACAATGATATCCGCTCTACTTCAGGAAGTTACACCAATGGCTACTTATATAATTATAACAGTGATTACCGTACTTATTTAACGTCGAACTTGTTAAAGTTTAACCGTACGTTCAACAATCACCAGATCGACGCTTTATTGGGACAAGAGTATCAATATAATACCGATCAGTACAGTGATGTAACTATGAATGGTTTACTGCCAACGCTTGATGTATTAAGCACAGGAGCGCAAGTGGTAAACTCAACCGGATTAAAAAACACTAGCAAATTCTTATCATTCTTCTTACAAGGAAACTATAACTACAAAGGAAAATACTTCTTCACCTCGTCATTCAGAAGAGATGGTTCTTCTCGTTTCGGAAGTAACAACCCTTATGCTAACTTCTACGCATTTGGAGGTTCATGGATCGCATCGGAAGAAGATTTCATGAAAGATATTTCATTTATCAACTTATTAAAAGTTCGTACCAGCTATGGTACTACCGGTAACGCTGAAATCAGACAATATGTTAACGGGTCTTATTCGTTGAATAATTATGGAGGAATTGGATATTACAAGGTGGATGCATCTTACAATGACATGACTGCAGCCTACCCTTTCCAATTGGAAAACAAAGATCTTACCTGGGAAAAAACAGCGTCGTTCGACTTTGGTATTGACCTAGGTGTATTAAACAATCGCATCAGCTTTACGGCCGATTATTACAACAAAAACACCAGCGATTTATTATTTAATGTTTTACAACCATCAAATGTGGGAATTGGTTCAAAAACGTTAAACGTTGGCAGTGTTAGAAACACGGGTATCGAATTTGGTTTAGTAACCAGAAACTTTACCCGTGATTTTAAATGGGATACAGAGTTTAACATCTCATTCAATAAAAACAAGATCACCGAATTATATAACGACCTTCCTTTTGCGTCAAACCAGGCTATTGGTAACCAACGTTTAATTGTTGGTCAGGATATGCATACCTGGTATATGCGCAAATGGGCTGGTGTAGATCCTGCAAATGGCGATCCTCTATGGGAAGTTGTAACCACCGACCCTCAGACTGGCAAACAAACCGTTACCACCACTAATACATACAGTAAAGCAACCTTACAAACTGTTGGTACTTCAACTCCTGATTTCTTCGGAGGTTTACGCAATACCTTCTCCTACAAAGGCTTGGAACTAAATGCGTTCATCAATTTTGTATACGGTAATGATATCTATAATGGAAACCGTGCATTATTTGATAGCGATGGTGCTTACAACACTTATAACATGATGCAACTGCAAGATGGCTGGAATCGTTGGGAAAAACCAGGCGATATTGCTACGCATCCAAAATTGGTTAACGGAGGTAATAAAAATGCGCAACGACCTTCTTCTCGTTTCATTGAGGATGGCAGTTATTTACGTTTACGTAACGTAACACTCTCTTACGCACTTAAAGAATCAATATCTAAACGTATCGGCGTTCGTTCTGCTAAATTTTCTATTGGTGCTGATAACTTATATACATGGACCAAGTTTTCAGGAATTGATCCGGAGGTTGACGACAACGGTTCTGTTGGATTCAAATATCCATATTCAAGAAAATTCATTTTGGGCGTACAACTAGGTTTTTAA
- a CDS encoding RagB/SusD family nutrient uptake outer membrane protein — translation MKKIYLHLFSLSVLLMGTTACSLNELPTDGLQDNQVTSTVQGLTAATAGNYSFALKQQFIRNLYYMNELPGDNVSLSGTTTDALFYSYTYGHLPNQLNSYEIWQECYRIIAGANRLIPKIDENASEEFSQLKGENIFLRAWAHLILVDLFAKPYTLQGVNPGTELGIPVVLSYNPDEKPARNTLQETYNAIVADLLKSADLMGSDKSSVYASKEVAWALLSRVYLYMGQNDKAIEYADKVINSDRYELDNADNYKKYFTIQPENNPETIFAIKFAQKNDLGYGSIGSMYNADGGYGELYASVQYMKLLNKHPEDLRHSFVAVQYKAGTTDTLKRNGDPKIFVFKFSNQGATSSMSSPAIIRLAEVYLNRAEANAKLGKNTEALADVNTIRSRAAIPASALYTTGDLKGQPSVLDAVLEERQLELSFEGFRPRDLFRNNRTLVREYPGFHPLTDGTKQIIQPTNPRIIHLIPEQEIILNPNLKPNL, via the coding sequence ATGAAAAAAATATATTTACATCTGTTCAGCCTTAGCGTCCTGTTAATGGGAACTACTGCTTGTTCATTAAATGAGTTACCAACCGATGGCTTGCAAGATAATCAGGTAACTTCAACCGTACAGGGACTCACAGCTGCAACTGCCGGTAATTACTCGTTTGCGTTAAAACAGCAGTTCATCCGTAATCTTTATTATATGAATGAACTTCCGGGAGATAATGTAAGTTTAAGTGGAACTACTACTGATGCCTTATTTTATTCTTATACATATGGCCATTTACCTAACCAGCTTAACTCGTATGAGATATGGCAAGAGTGTTACCGCATAATAGCGGGAGCCAATAGACTGATCCCTAAGATTGACGAAAATGCATCGGAAGAGTTTAGTCAATTAAAAGGCGAAAACATATTTCTACGGGCATGGGCTCACTTAATTTTAGTTGATCTTTTTGCAAAACCTTACACCTTACAAGGCGTAAACCCTGGTACTGAATTAGGTATTCCGGTAGTTTTGAGCTATAATCCTGATGAGAAGCCTGCACGTAATACATTGCAGGAAACCTACAATGCAATTGTTGCTGATCTCCTTAAATCAGCCGATTTAATGGGAAGTGATAAGAGTAGTGTTTACGCATCAAAAGAAGTTGCCTGGGCTTTATTATCGCGTGTGTACTTATACATGGGGCAAAATGATAAAGCAATCGAATACGCTGACAAAGTCATCAATTCAGATCGTTATGAACTGGACAATGCTGATAACTATAAAAAGTACTTCACCATTCAACCTGAAAACAACCCTGAGACCATTTTTGCCATTAAGTTTGCTCAGAAAAATGATTTAGGGTACGGAAGTATTGGCTCTATGTATAATGCTGATGGTGGATATGGAGAGCTGTACGCTTCAGTGCAATACATGAAGCTTTTAAACAAGCATCCGGAGGATTTACGTCACTCTTTCGTAGCTGTTCAATATAAAGCGGGTACTACAGATACTTTGAAAAGGAATGGCGATCCGAAAATTTTTGTTTTCAAATTTTCTAACCAGGGAGCAACCAGTTCTATGTCTTCGCCAGCTATTATCCGTTTAGCAGAAGTGTATTTGAACCGTGCAGAAGCTAATGCTAAATTAGGTAAGAATACTGAAGCTTTGGCAGATGTTAACACTATTCGTTCTCGCGCTGCGATTCCGGCGAGTGCATTATATACCACCGGCGATTTAAAAGGTCAGCCAAGTGTACTAGATGCCGTTTTAGAAGAACGTCAGCTTGAGCTTTCATTTGAAGGATTCCGCCCACGCGATTTGTTCAGAAACAACCGCACATTGGTTCGTGAATATCCTGGATTCCACCCATTAACAGACGGAACAAAACAAATAATTCAACCAACCAATCCACGAATTATTCACCTAATACCAGAACAGGAGATTATTCTAAATCCTAATTTAAAACCTAACTTATAG
- a CDS encoding phosphotransferase enzyme family protein produces the protein MTNNQHTPQHLSAIIDAFSIEGTIATIKPYGSGHINDTFYLKNEDQTHPDYLLQRINHAIFKDVPALMDNVKKVTEHLRKKLAAIPDSNPKKQVLTIIPLKNGLLYFKDVDGNYWRMYLYLTDTNSYDLVEKEIQAFEGGKAFGRFQALLSDMDATLLAETIPDFHNIEMRLSRFYKAWSTDIAKRRDEVNEETDFINKRVDVMKSILNLGKEGHLSLRITHNDTKFNNVLLDANDKAQCVIDLDTVMPGYVAYDFGDAIRTIINSASEDEKDLNKIKLNIPLFEAYTKGYLSEADKFLSAVEVDSLMMGVLLIPYMQAVRFLTDYIEGDVYYKTNFEGHNLQRTRAQIQLLKEIEAEHDTLVGIIDRVYNELKNATTLIS, from the coding sequence ATGACTAATAATCAACATACACCTCAACATTTAAGTGCTATTATTGATGCATTTAGTATTGAGGGTACTATTGCAACAATTAAACCGTATGGCTCTGGTCATATAAATGACACTTTTTACCTGAAAAACGAAGATCAAACCCATCCTGATTATTTATTACAACGCATTAATCACGCTATTTTTAAGGATGTTCCGGCCCTAATGGACAATGTAAAAAAGGTAACCGAACATCTTCGAAAAAAGTTAGCTGCAATACCCGACAGTAATCCTAAAAAACAGGTATTAACGATTATTCCATTAAAAAACGGACTGTTATACTTTAAGGACGTTGATGGTAATTACTGGAGAATGTACTTGTACTTAACTGATACCAACAGCTATGATCTGGTTGAAAAGGAAATCCAAGCATTTGAAGGAGGAAAAGCATTCGGCAGATTTCAGGCGCTATTATCGGATATGGATGCCACGTTATTAGCCGAAACAATACCCGATTTTCACAATATAGAAATGCGCTTATCGCGTTTTTATAAAGCATGGAGTACTGATATAGCCAAAAGAAGAGATGAAGTAAATGAGGAAACCGATTTCATTAATAAGCGGGTAGATGTAATGAAGTCGATACTAAATTTAGGAAAAGAAGGCCACCTGTCACTTCGAATTACTCATAACGACACTAAATTCAACAATGTACTGCTAGATGCAAACGATAAGGCTCAATGCGTTATTGACCTTGACACAGTGATGCCTGGTTATGTAGCCTATGATTTTGGAGATGCAATCAGGACTATCATCAATTCAGCTTCTGAAGATGAAAAGGACCTCAACAAAATAAAACTAAATATTCCTTTGTTTGAAGCCTACACTAAAGGCTACCTTTCTGAAGCCGATAAGTTTTTGTCGGCAGTTGAAGTGGATTCACTAATGATGGGAGTTTTGTTGATTCCGTATATGCAAGCAGTTCGTTTCTTGACTGATTATATAGAGGGAGATGTTTATTACAAAACTAATTTCGAAGGTCATAACCTCCAGCGTACACGAGCACAAATTCAGCTACTAAAAGAAATTGAAGCTGAGCATGATACATTAGTAGGAATAATTGATCGTGTTTATAATGAATTGAAAAATGCAACAACACTCATTTCATAG
- a CDS encoding lactonase family protein, with product MKKLFILFFLLIAGLAQAQQLPQTEYYLLVGTYTNGTSEGIYVYRFNPATVKFTYVSKVKSENPSYLAVSPDKKKVYAVNENGEGKGAVSSFYFDNKTGSINFMNTQPTNGDHPCYVTLDATGKNVVATNYSSGNLVVFKTNDGGYLNPAVQTLQHEGSSVYAGRQESSHVHSANFSPDGDYLFAADLGNDRLYKYKFYPESTKEVLTQTSPSFYSLPAGAGPRHFEFHPNRRYCYLLNEISGKIMVYSYFEGNLTELQTLFSDKSPGTGDKGSADIHLTPNGKFLYATNRGTTNDIAAFKVGADGKLTEIGHFKTGLHPRNFMIDPSGKFLLVANRDSNNIIVFRINQVTGKLEDTKVKLELDKPVCLKMIRVAK from the coding sequence ATGAAAAAACTATTCATATTATTTTTTCTGTTGATTGCAGGGTTAGCACAAGCTCAACAACTGCCTCAGACAGAGTATTATTTATTGGTAGGAACTTATACGAACGGAACCAGTGAAGGTATTTATGTTTATCGTTTTAACCCTGCAACGGTTAAGTTTACTTATGTGAGCAAGGTGAAATCTGAAAACCCTTCTTACCTAGCCGTTTCTCCTGACAAAAAGAAAGTATATGCCGTAAATGAAAATGGTGAAGGGAAGGGTGCGGTAAGTTCTTTCTATTTTGATAATAAAACAGGTTCGATCAATTTTATGAACACGCAACCTACTAATGGAGATCATCCTTGTTATGTAACACTTGATGCAACCGGAAAGAATGTTGTGGCCACCAATTATAGCAGTGGTAATCTGGTCGTTTTTAAAACGAATGACGGAGGATATTTAAATCCGGCGGTACAAACTCTTCAGCACGAAGGCAGCAGCGTATATGCGGGTCGTCAGGAAAGTTCTCATGTGCACAGTGCAAATTTTTCTCCTGATGGCGATTACCTTTTTGCAGCCGACTTGGGCAATGACCGTTTATATAAATACAAGTTTTATCCTGAAAGTACAAAAGAGGTTTTAACTCAGACTTCCCCGTCTTTTTATAGTTTACCAGCTGGTGCCGGTCCACGCCATTTTGAGTTTCACCCTAATAGAAGGTATTGCTATCTGTTAAATGAGATTTCAGGCAAAATTATGGTTTACTCTTATTTTGAAGGAAATCTAACGGAGCTTCAAACGCTTTTCTCTGACAAATCTCCTGGTACAGGCGACAAGGGTTCTGCCGATATCCATTTAACTCCAAATGGCAAATTTTTATATGCAACCAACAGAGGTACTACCAATGATATTGCGGCATTTAAAGTTGGAGCAGATGGGAAATTAACTGAAATTGGTCACTTTAAAACAGGATTACATCCACGTAATTTTATGATTGACCCGTCCGGAAAATTCTTGTTAGTGGCAAATCGGGATAGCAATAATATAATTGTTTTCAGAATTAACCAGGTGACAGGAAAATTGGAAGATACTAAGGTAAAGCTGGAGTTAGATAAACCTGTTTGTTTAAAAATGATTCGTGTAGCGAAATAG
- a CDS encoding DJ-1/PfpI family protein, which translates to MKKNILFLTGDFAEDYETMVPFQMLLMVGHEVHAVCPDKKKGDYITTAIHDFDGYQTYSEKPGHRFVLNYSFADVDPKAYDAIVLAGGRAPEYLRLNPKVIELVKHFAESNKPIAAICHGIQILTAANVVKGKKLTAYPAVGPEVTLAGGTYVDVAATDAVVDGNLVTSPAWPGHPKWIAEFLKILGTKIEL; encoded by the coding sequence ATGAAAAAGAATATCTTATTTCTCACCGGTGATTTTGCCGAAGATTATGAAACAATGGTGCCTTTTCAAATGCTGTTGATGGTAGGACATGAAGTTCATGCTGTTTGTCCGGATAAAAAGAAAGGCGATTACATTACAACAGCTATTCATGATTTTGATGGTTACCAGACCTATAGTGAAAAGCCAGGGCATCGCTTTGTTTTGAATTACTCATTTGCGGATGTTGATCCGAAGGCATATGATGCGATTGTTTTAGCAGGTGGGAGGGCTCCTGAATATTTACGTTTAAATCCAAAGGTGATTGAACTGGTAAAGCATTTTGCGGAAAGTAACAAGCCAATTGCAGCGATCTGTCACGGCATACAGATTTTAACTGCTGCAAATGTGGTAAAAGGCAAAAAGCTAACAGCATATCCTGCTGTTGGTCCGGAAGTTACCTTAGCCGGAGGAACCTATGTAGATGTTGCTGCTACAGATGCTGTTGTTGATGGAAATTTGGTTACTTCACCAGCCTGGCCAGGGCATCCAAAATGGATAGCTGAGTTTTTAAAGATACTCGGTACCAAGATTGAATTATAA
- a CDS encoding M48 family metallopeptidase has protein sequence MNNTLSTSQKLNALKSENFNKSVNSAVTAIILFILSYVILVGLAIGLAIICGFAGFMMISMGIHFLTIMVALGIICLGAMVFLFTVKFLFVSNKDTNPHRVQLFEDDHPKLFALIKEIAKETGTSFPQKVFVSHQLNACVFYNSGFWSLFFPIKKNLEIGLGLVSCINEAELKAIIAHEFGHFSQSSMRVGNYVYRVNNIIFSMVNSHDKWDDLLIRWVNTGGLFAWFAVFTSHIANFIRKLLAKAYQPINIRYLALSKEMEFHADLVAANVAGKSASISALRRIEFGAIVFDDLVNKLGELGNEEKRTDNLFINFKEFLRYRAQKNSFQLENDLPIMDDNSYRTNMVHRRVTYNDKWSSHPDLKERVANILKADIEHENLYTDPWNLFDNATSLQLQITTQLYTLGFPDKKLSCNSAG, from the coding sequence ATGAATAACACTCTATCTACTTCACAAAAGCTGAATGCCTTAAAGTCTGAAAATTTCAATAAAAGCGTTAATAGTGCGGTTACTGCCATTATTCTGTTTATCCTAAGTTATGTCATCCTTGTTGGATTAGCAATCGGATTAGCCATTATTTGTGGCTTTGCCGGATTTATGATGATCTCCATGGGAATACATTTTCTTACCATTATGGTTGCCTTAGGCATTATTTGTTTGGGGGCCATGGTTTTCTTGTTTACCGTAAAATTCTTATTTGTTTCTAACAAGGATACTAATCCGCATAGAGTACAGCTTTTTGAAGATGACCACCCTAAATTATTTGCTTTAATAAAAGAAATTGCAAAAGAAACCGGAACATCATTTCCCCAAAAAGTGTTTGTTTCGCACCAATTAAATGCCTGCGTATTTTACAATTCAGGATTTTGGTCGCTTTTCTTTCCTATAAAAAAAAACCTGGAAATTGGTTTAGGATTAGTTAGCTGTATAAACGAAGCAGAACTTAAGGCGATTATTGCTCATGAATTCGGGCATTTTTCGCAATCAAGCATGCGGGTTGGCAACTATGTTTACCGGGTAAATAATATCATTTTCTCTATGGTAAACAGTCATGATAAATGGGACGATCTGTTAATACGTTGGGTCAATACAGGTGGTCTTTTTGCATGGTTTGCCGTTTTCACATCACATATTGCCAACTTCATACGTAAGCTATTAGCGAAAGCTTATCAGCCTATCAATATTCGCTATCTGGCGCTTTCAAAAGAAATGGAATTTCATGCCGACTTAGTGGCCGCGAATGTTGCCGGCAAAAGCGCTTCTATTTCGGCGCTCCGAAGAATAGAATTTGGAGCTATAGTGTTTGATGACCTTGTGAACAAGCTTGGAGAACTTGGAAATGAAGAAAAACGAACAGATAACCTATTTATCAACTTTAAGGAGTTTTTGAGATACCGTGCTCAAAAAAATAGCTTCCAATTAGAAAATGACCTTCCTATCATGGATGACAATAGTTATAGGACAAATATGGTTCATCGTAGAGTAACTTATAATGATAAATGGTCGTCACACCCTGATTTAAAAGAGCGTGTAGCTAACATTTTAAAAGCAGATATTGAACACGAAAATCTATACACTGATCCGTGGAATTTATTTGACAATGCTACATCACTGCAGCTTCAAATTACTACTCAATTATATACTTTGGGTTTCCCCGACAAAAAACTTTCCTGTAATTCCGCAGGATGA
- the tyrS gene encoding tyrosine--tRNA ligase: MNFVEELRWRGMLHDIMPGTEEKLNEGVIAGYIGFDPTADSLHVGHLTQIMTLIHFQKAGHKPYALVGGATGMVGDPSGKSQERNLLSAEILNHNQAAIKKQLEKFLDFNSGANSAEMVNNYDWFKEFSFLDFIRDVGKHLTVNYMMAKDSVKKRLEGDSGLSFTEFSYQLIQGYDFYYLWKHKGCFLQMGGSDQWGNIVTGTELIRRKAQGEAFALTTQLIKKADGNKFGKTESGAVWLDPSRTSPYKFYQFWLNASDEDAKNWIRIFTLKSKEELEALDAEHDVAPHLRVVQKALAKDITIRVHSEDDYETAVKSSEFLFGNGSIDFLNGLSDDNLLGIFDGIEQFQVSKEELSAGVNVVDLLGDKAKVFPSKSEAKKMIQGGGVSLNKTKVGGVDQLIDQSSLINNKFIVAQKGKKNYFLLIAE, from the coding sequence ATGAATTTTGTAGAAGAATTGCGTTGGCGCGGCATGCTGCATGATATCATGCCTGGTACTGAAGAGAAACTGAATGAAGGCGTTATTGCCGGTTATATTGGTTTTGACCCTACTGCAGACTCATTGCACGTTGGTCACTTAACCCAAATTATGACATTGATTCACTTTCAAAAAGCAGGACATAAGCCTTATGCGCTTGTAGGTGGAGCAACCGGTATGGTTGGTGATCCTTCAGGAAAATCGCAGGAACGTAATCTTCTTTCTGCTGAAATTTTGAACCATAATCAGGCCGCTATTAAGAAACAATTGGAGAAATTCCTTGATTTCAACAGTGGTGCTAACAGTGCTGAAATGGTGAATAACTATGATTGGTTCAAAGAATTTAGCTTTTTAGATTTTATCCGTGATGTAGGAAAACACCTTACCGTTAACTACATGATGGCTAAGGATTCGGTAAAAAAACGTCTTGAAGGTGATAGCGGTCTTTCATTTACAGAGTTCAGTTACCAGTTAATTCAGGGTTACGATTTTTACTACTTATGGAAACATAAAGGCTGTTTCCTTCAAATGGGTGGTTCTGATCAATGGGGTAATATTGTTACCGGAACTGAGCTGATCCGTAGAAAGGCTCAAGGAGAAGCTTTTGCGTTAACCACACAGCTAATTAAGAAAGCCGATGGCAATAAATTTGGTAAAACAGAAAGCGGTGCGGTGTGGTTAGATCCTTCACGTACCTCTCCATATAAATTTTACCAATTTTGGTTAAATGCCAGTGATGAAGATGCTAAAAACTGGATTCGCATTTTTACGTTAAAATCTAAGGAAGAATTAGAGGCTTTAGATGCAGAACACGATGTTGCACCTCACTTACGTGTTGTACAAAAAGCTTTGGCAAAAGATATTACTATCAGAGTGCACTCTGAAGATGATTATGAGACTGCTGTAAAGTCATCTGAATTTTTATTCGGAAACGGTTCAATTGACTTTTTGAACGGATTGAGCGATGATAACTTGTTAGGTATTTTTGACGGAATCGAACAGTTCCAGGTATCAAAAGAAGAACTATCGGCAGGGGTAAATGTTGTTGATTTGCTGGGTGATAAAGCCAAAGTATTTCCTTCAAAAAGTGAAGCAAAGAAAATGATCCAGGGTGGAGGAGTTAGCCTGAATAAAACAAAAGTTGGTGGAGTAGATCAATTGATCGATCAATCAAGTTTGATTAACAACAAGTTTATTGTTGCTCAGAAAGGTAAGAAGAATTATTTCCTGCTTATCGCGGAGTAA